In Hyperolius riggenbachi isolate aHypRig1 chromosome 10, aHypRig1.pri, whole genome shotgun sequence, a genomic segment contains:
- the LOC137535302 gene encoding zinc finger protein 605-like, which produces MEEGDMMRTIKEEEEETYVRSDWQSMEEGDMTGSIKEEETYVKSDQLSVERCGMMRTIKEEEETYVRSDQQSMEKGVIMSTIKEKEEETYVRNDQQSMEEGDMMRAYKEEEEEMYVRSDQQSMEDGVIMRTIKEEEEETYVKSDQQSMEDGVIMRTIKEEEETYVRSDQQSMEEGDVMRTNKEEENETYVRGDQQSTEENDMMRTYKEEENETYVRGDQQSTEECDMMRTVKEEEEETYVKSDQQSMGEGNTMRTIKEEEEETNVRGDQQAVEEGNMMRAAKEQDIITGMSSGRSPGIRNLSETRLSVSTDCTTDDDDVTGRESPADILVTPNIPPDSSHLSNPEGPPTQHSSPPAGGAYSCSECGKCFVWKSALVRHKRSHTGEKPYSCAECGKSFIQKSDLVIHERTHTVEKPYNCAECGKGFIQKSHLVIHERSHSGDKSYSCTECGKCFVQKSKLVTHERSHTGEKSYSCAECGKCFVWKSALVRHERSHAGEKPYSCAECGKCFIQKGLLVRHERSHTGEKPYSCAECGKCFALKSRLVTHQRSHTGEKPYSCAKCGKCFGLKSHLLSHERSHTGEKPFSCTACGKCFGFKSHLISHERTHTGEKPYSCTECGKAFSDKANLVRHERSHTGEKPYSCAECGKCFVQKSVLDTHERVHTGEKPYSCAACGKRFALKSHLISHGRSHTGEKPYRCAECGKCFAHRTNLVRHERSHTGETLYL; this is translated from the exons atggaggagggtgacatgatgaggacaattaaagaggaagaagaagagacgtatgtgaggagtgattggcagtctatggaggagggtgacatgacagggtcaattaaagaagaagagacatatgtgaagaGTGATCAGCTGTCTGTGGAAAGGTgtggcatgatgaggacaattaaagaggaagaagagacgtatgtgaggagtgatcagcaatctATGGAGAAGGGTGTAATAATGAGCACAAttaaagagaaagaagaagagacgtatgtgaggaatgatcagcagtctatggaggagggtgacatgatgagggcatataaagaggaagaagaagagatgtatgtgaggagtgatcagcaatctATGGAGGATGGTGTAataatgaggacaattaaagaggaagaagaagagacgtatgtgaagaGTGATCAGCAATCTATGGAGGATGGTGTAataatgaggacaattaaagaggaagaagagacatatgtgaggagtgatcaacagtctatggaggagggagacgtgatgaggacaaataaagaggaagaaaatgagacatatgtgaggggtgatcagcagtctacagaggagaatgacatgatgaggacatataaagaggaagaaaatgagacatatgtgaggggtgatcagcagtctacggaggaatgtgacatgatgaggacagttaaagaggaagaagaagagacatatgtgaagaGTGATCAGCAATCTATGGGAGAGGGTAAcacgatgaggacaattaaagaggaagaagaagagacgaatgtgaggggtgatcagcaggctgtggAGGAGGGCAACATGATGAGGGCAGCTAAAGAGCAAGACATTATTACAGGGATGAGTAGTG ggcggagtcccggcatcaggaacctctcagagactcgtctctctgtatccacagactgtacaacggatgatgatgatgtcactggaagggagtctcctgcagatatcctggttaccccaaatattcccccagactcctctcacctgtctaaccctgaggggcctcctacccagcacagctctccccctgctggaggggctTATTCCtgttccgagtgtgggaaatgttttgtttggaaATCTGCTCTTGTCAGACATAAgaggtctcacactggtgagaagccctattcatgtgctgagtgtgggaaatcttttatacagaaatcagaccttgtcatacatgagagaactcatACTGTTGAGAAGCCCTATaactgtgctgagtgtgggaaaggttttatacagaaatcacatcttgtcatacatgagagatctcactctGGTGATAAGTCTTATTCATGtacggagtgtgggaaatgttttgtacagaaatctaaACTTgttacacatgagagatctcacacaggtgagaaatcctattcatgtgctgagtgtgggaaatgttttgtttggaaatcagctcttgtcagacatgagagatcccatgctggtgagaagccctattcatgtgctgagtgtgggaaatgcttcataCAGAAAGGGctacttgtcagacatgagagatcgcacacgggtgagaagccctattcatgtgctgagtgtgggaaatgttttgcattgaAATCACGCCTTGTCACACATCAGAGATCCCACACTGGCGAAAAGCCTTATTCTTGTgccaagtgtgggaaatgttttgggcttaAATCACATCTTCTGAGtcacgagagatctcacactggcgagaagcccttttcatgtactgcatgtgggaaatgttttggttttAAGTCACATCTTATTAGTCATGAGAggactcacactggtgaaaagccgtattcatgtactgagtgtgggaaagcttTCAGTGATAAAGCAAAccttgtcaggcatgagagatctcacactggtgaaaagccatattcatgtgctgagtgtgggaaatgttttgtacagaaatcagtgCTTGACACCCATGAGAGAGTTCACACCGGTGAGAAGCCTTACTCATGTGCTGCATGTGGGAAACGTTTTGCGCTTAAATCGCACCTTATCAGTCatgggagatctcacactggtgagaagccttatagatgtgccgagtgtgggaaatgttttgcacatagaacaaatcttgtcagacatgagagatctcatactggtgaaaCCCTGTATTTATGA